A stretch of the Actinotalea sp. JY-7876 genome encodes the following:
- the yidC gene encoding membrane protein insertase YidC produces MPFPDNILWPLKVAVAWIMVQFHSLLTAAGLDPASGAAWALSIVGLVIVIRILLIPLFVRQIKASRGMQALAPEMQAIQKKYKGKTDPASREAMSRETMELYRKHGTNPFASCLPILAQSPIFFALFRVLYSLPALEAGTYGDGRDSIGPLTQELAAEANNATLFGAKISETFLGSDDVSVKIVTVLLIVAMSATTFFTQRQLTQKNMPASALQGPMAQQQKMLLYLLPVVFAVSGVNFPIGVLIYWTTTNVWSMGQQFYVIRRNPTPGSEADRLLKERRARKAAAKGIVLEEPKAEVEEKPRGQRPQPKRKARAKPVAGAPTIPAGTSDAPQDDVQDTPGGMLEVQDDAPAPTTPAAKKRPATSAGGATKPRPAGATGGTTKPRPAGATGGTTKPAAAGGTGTSAAPKKPRPGGATGADGAGSSTPRKPRTPKK; encoded by the coding sequence GCCGCCTGGGCGCTGTCGATCGTGGGCCTCGTCATCGTCATCCGGATCCTGCTGATCCCGCTCTTCGTGCGACAGATCAAGGCCTCGCGCGGCATGCAGGCCCTGGCGCCGGAGATGCAGGCGATCCAGAAGAAGTACAAGGGCAAGACGGACCCCGCGTCGCGTGAGGCGATGAGCCGGGAGACGATGGAGCTCTACCGCAAGCACGGCACGAACCCGTTCGCGTCCTGCCTGCCGATCCTCGCGCAGTCACCGATCTTCTTCGCCCTGTTCCGGGTGCTGTACTCCCTGCCTGCCCTCGAGGCCGGGACCTACGGCGACGGCCGGGACTCCATCGGCCCGCTGACGCAGGAGCTCGCGGCCGAGGCGAACAACGCGACGCTCTTCGGCGCCAAGATCTCCGAGACGTTCCTCGGCTCGGACGACGTCTCTGTCAAGATCGTGACGGTCCTGCTGATCGTCGCGATGTCGGCGACGACCTTCTTCACGCAGCGTCAGCTCACGCAGAAGAACATGCCGGCCTCGGCGCTCCAGGGCCCGATGGCGCAGCAGCAGAAGATGCTGCTCTACCTGCTGCCCGTCGTCTTCGCCGTCTCGGGTGTCAACTTCCCGATCGGTGTCCTCATCTACTGGACCACCACGAACGTGTGGTCGATGGGCCAGCAGTTCTACGTGATCCGGCGGAACCCGACGCCCGGGTCCGAGGCGGACCGCCTGCTCAAGGAGCGCCGGGCGCGCAAGGCGGCCGCCAAGGGCATCGTGCTGGAGGAGCCGAAGGCGGAGGTGGAGGAGAAGCCGCGCGGGCAGCGTCCGCAGCCGAAGCGCAAGGCTCGCGCCAAGCCGGTCGCGGGTGCGCCGACAATCCCGGCGGGTACCTCGGACGCTCCTCAGGACGATGTCCAGGATACCCCCGGGGGTATGTTGGAGGTCCAGGACGACGCCCCTGCGCCGACCACACCCGCGGCGAAGAAGCGACCGGCCACCAGCGCGGGTGGGGCGACGAAGCCCCGCCCGGCGGGAGCGACCGGTGGCACGACGAAGCCCCGCCCGGCGGGAGCGACCGGTGGCACGACGAAGCCCGCTGCCGCGGGCGGCACCGGGACCTCGGCCGCGCCCAAGAAGCCGCGTCCTGGTGGCGCGACGGGGGCGGACGGCGCGGGCTCGAGCACGCCGCGCAAGCCGCGGACCCCGAAGAAGTGA